One window of Dama dama isolate Ldn47 chromosome 30, ASM3311817v1, whole genome shotgun sequence genomic DNA carries:
- the STOML3 gene encoding stomatin-like protein 3, giving the protein MVITFPISIWMCLKIIKEYERAVVFRLGRIQADKAKGPGLILILPCIDVFVKVDLRTVTCNIPPQEILTRDSVTTQVDGVVYYRIYSAVSAVANVNDVHQATFLLAQTTLRNVLGTQTLSQILAGREEIAHSIQTLLDDATELWGIRVARVEIKDVRIPVQLQRSMAAEAEATREARAKVLAAEGEMNASKALKSASMVLAESPAALQLRYLQTLATVATEKNSTIVFPLPINMLEGIGGITYDNHKKVPNRA; this is encoded by the exons ATGGTCATTACCTTCCCGATCTCCATATGGATGTGCCTGAAG ATCATTAAGGAGTACGAACGCGCTGTTGTATTCCGACTGGGACGCATCCAAGCTGACAAAGCCAAGGGACCAG GTCTGATTCTGATCTTGCCCTGCATAGATGTGTTTGTCAAAGTTGATCTTCGGACCGTTACTTGCAACATTCCTCCCCAGGAG ATCCTCACCAGAGACTCTGTGACCACTCAGGTGGATGGAGTGGTCTATTACAGGATCTATAGCGCCGTCTCGGCGGTGGCTAATGTCAATGATGTCCACCAAGCCACATTTCTGCTGGCTCAGACCACTCTGAGAAATGTCTTAGGGACACAGACCTTGTCCCAGATCCTAGCTGGCCGAGAAGAGATCGCCCATAGCATCCAG ACCTTACTTGATGATGCCACCGAGCTGTGGGGGATCCGGGTGGCCAGGGTGGAAATCAAAGACGTCCGGATTCCCGTGCAGTTGCAGAGGTCCATGGCTGCTGAGGCCGAGGCCACCCGGGAAGCCAGGGCCAAG GTCCTTGCAGCGGAAGGAGAAATGAATGCTTCTAAAGCTCTGAAGTCCGCCTCCATGGTGCTGGCTGAGTCCCCGGCAGCCCTCCAATTGCGTTACCTGCAGACCTTAGCCACCGTGGCCACAGAGAAGAATTCCACCATTGTGTTTCCTCTGCCCATAAATATGCTAGAGGGCATTGGTGGCATCACCTACGACAACCACAAGAAGGTCCCCAACAGAGCCTGA